Genomic segment of Gemmatimonas sp. UBA7669:
TCCCGCCAATCCCAAGCGCATCGACGAAGTCATCGATCCCAACTTCGCCTACTGGCACTCGGCCACGTTCAACAACGCGGGCACGACCGTGCTGTTCACCGACGAGTGGGGTGGTGGCACGGCGCCGCGCTGCCGCGTCACGGACAAGCCCACCTGGGGGGCCAACGCGCTCTTCAAGCTCGGCGAGGGCCGCAAGCTGCAGCAGGTGGGCTACTACAAGCTGCCGGCCGCGCAGGAAGCCAGTGAGAACTGCGTGGCGCACAACGGCTCGCTCATTCCGGTGCCGGGCCGCGATATCATGGCGCAGGCCTGGTATCAGGGCGGCCTCTCGGTGTTCGATTTCAGCGACCCGAGCAAGCCGGTCGAAATCGCGTATTTCGATCGCGGCCCCATCGCGCCGACGCTCACGCTGGCCGGTTTCTGGAGCACCTACTGGTACAACGGCCACATCGTCGCGTCAGAGATCGGCCGCGGCCTCGACATCTTCGAGCTGCAGCCGAGCGAGTTCCTGACGAAGAACGAAATCGAAGCAGCCAAGTTGGTGCAGGTGGACGAGCTCAATCCGCAGATGCAGACGCGCATCACCTGGCCGGCCGCGTTCCCCGTGGCGCGCGCCTATGTCGATCAGCTTGATCGCGCCAATGCGCTGCCCGATTCCCGCATTGCCAGCATCAACAAGACGCTCGATGCGGCCGAGAAGGCCAGCGGTGGCGCGCGCAAGCAGGCGCTGTCGCTGCTCGTGTCGCAGTTGGCCGGCGAGGCCAGCCGGTCAGGTGACCCGGCCAAGGTGCGCCTGCTGCAGGACGTGCTGCGACAGATGGCACGCTGAATCGGCCGGGACGACCCGCGGCTGACTGTCCCGCACCGCCTGGCGTGACCTGAGTCACAGTCGTTGGTCCAAATCGGGCCCATGTTGCTCAAGACCTGAGCGCATGGGCCCGGTTTTTTCGCTATGTATTCAGGGTGACCGCGCCTTTTCCGACCGCCGAGTCTGATCTCCGCTCCCGTCTCGAACGGGAGCTCGGAGAGAGCTACGCCATCCAGCGCGAGCTGGGGGGCGGCGGCTCGGCCAAGGTATTTCTGGCCATTGAGCGTGCGTTGGATCGCCCGGTGGTGCTGAAAGTGCTGGCGCCTGAGGCCACCGTGGGGGTGGACGGTGAACGCTTTCGCCGCGAGATCCTCATTGCTGCGCGCCTGCAGCATCCGCATCTGGTGCCGCTGCTGCAGGCCGGCACGGTCAACGCGGAGGCTGGCGATCGCGCCATGCGCTGGTTCTCCATGCCTTATGTCGAAGGACAGACGCTGCGCGAGCAATTGCATCGCCGTGAGCGCTTTGGCCTGGCAGACGGGATGCGCCTGCTGCGCGAGTTGGCGTCTGCACTCATGTATGCGCATGCGCGTGGCATCGTGCACCGCGACATCAAGCCGGAAAACATTCTCTTCTCCGGCGACGCAGCGATGATTGCCGACTTTGGTGTGGCCAAGGCGCTCGATGATGCCAGCGATGGAGCACTCAAGAGCGGCAAACGTGTGACCACCGTCAGCATGACGCTCGGCACGCCGGCGTACATGTCGCCCGAGCAGATCAATCGTGCGCCGATGGTGGATCACAAGGCCGACCTGTATGCGTTCGGCTGCCTCGCGTACGAGCTGTTTGCCGGCGCGCCACCACTCGAACGTGAGACACTGCGCGCGACCATGGCGGCACAGGTGCAGGACCCGCCGCCACCGCTGCGGGACGTCAGGCCGGATCTGCCGGAGGCACTGACCAGCGTCATCATGCGCTGTCTGCACAAGGATCCGCTGCAGCGGCCGCACTCGGCGTCGGTGATCGTCAAGGTCATTGACGAGCTGCAAACCGGAACAGCAAACGACGGAACAGCAAACAGCGGCACCGCACACAGCGAAACGGCAAACCGCGAGAGCCTTGGCGCCGGAAGCCTGCACAACAGAAGCCCTGAGGCCGGGAGCCAGTCGGGCGACGGTGTCGCAGCGAGAGAACCCATCACCACCTACCTGGTGCCACTGCTGGTAGTGGTCGCTGTCGTGGCGGCGGCGGTTTGGTGGGTGTTCTTGCGCTGAAGCGACGCGCGCGACTCAGCCAACCACGGGCTTGATGCGCAGCACGCGGCCATTGCCGCTGTCGGTGACCACGTACACGAAGCCATCGGGTCCCACGGTTACGTCGCGAATGCGTTCCCCGAGTTCGCCGAGGTAGCGCACCTCGCGTGTCACCCGCCCGTTGCTGAGTTCGAGGCGCACCAGGGCACCGGGAGAAAGTGAGCCGATGAGCACCGAACCCTTCCACCCGGGAATGGCGTCGGCCGTGTAGAACGTCATGCCCGATGGGGCGATGACCGGATCCCAGTAGTAGACGGGCTGCTCCATGCCCGGCTTGCTGCTGCCTTCGCCGATACGCGCGCCGGAGTAATCCACGCCATACGTGATGACGGGCCAGCCGTAGTTGCGACCCGCCTGCGGCTGATTGAGTTCGTCGCCGCCACGTGCGCCGTGCTCCACCGTCCACAACAAGCCAGTGGCCGGATCGAGCGCAGCCGCCTGCACGTTGCGGTGCCCGTAGCTCCAGATCTCTGGCCGCGCGTCAGTGCGCGCGCGAAACGGGTTGTCGGCCGGCACGCTGCCATCGGTGGCCACACGCATGATCTTGCCCTGCCCGCGCGCGAGATCCTGAGCGTAGTCGCGCCAGTTCATGCGGTCGCCCTGTGTGATGAACAACTGCCCGTTGCGCGCGAACACGAGCCGCGAGCCGTAGTGTCCACCGCCGTTCAGCTTGGGCTCCTGACGATAGATGACCTGCAGCTCACTGAGGCCGGCCTCGGTCAGTCGCGCACGCGCCACCGTGGTGCCGCTGCCACCAGCACCCGCTTCGGCATAGGACAGGTAGATGCGCTGATTCTGCGCGAAGGCCGGATCGATGGCCACATCAAGCAGGCCGCCCTGCCCCACGGCGTGCACCGCCGGCACGCCGCTGAGCGGCGCCGACAACGTGCCATTGGGGGACAGCACCCGCAGACGACCGGGACGCTCAGTGACCAGCGCGCGGCCGTCGGGCAAGAACTCAATGGCCCAGGGATTCACCAAACCGCCGACCACGGTTTCTGCCTGCACCACCCCGCGCGTATTGCCGGGGGTCGGTGAGCGAGCGGCCGGCGTCTGGCCCCCCACGGTGCTGTCTACCGGTGGCGGATCGGCTGGTGAGGTGCTGTCCACCGGCGTCGTGGAGCCATTGCCGCCCGCACAGGCCAGCAGCAGCGGGGACACGAGAATCAGAGGCCGTCTCACAACCGAACCCCGAACCGTTGACGCCGTTGCCATCCGCATGGTCGAAACTCCGAAGAGGGTACCGTAAGTTATCCGCATGGCGCGTGTCTCCGTGGACGCCGACCGCGCTCCCGCCGTTTACTATCAGCCCGCCCGCCCATGTCGTTCCCTCGTCTGGTGCGCCGCGCCACAGTGCTCGTGGCGCCGCTGCTGACCGGTGCATCCGCCCTGCTGCTCTCGCCCTCCAGCGCGTTGGCACAGGCCGACAACCCGCGCCCGGTGCTGGCCGCCGACCCGCGTCGCTCACCCACCCAGAAGCCGCCCCTGCACGGGCGTCACTGGATGGCCATCACCGGCAAGCCGCTCGGCGCCACCGCCGGCGCAATGATGTTCCAGAAGGGTGGCAACGCCGTGGACGCCGCCGCTGCCATGCTGGCCGCCACCTGCACCATGTGGGATACGCTGCACTGCGGCGGCGAAACGCAGGCGCTCATCTACCATCCGAAGCTCAAGAAGGTCATTGGCATCAACGCCCTGGGTGTTGCGCCGACCGGCGCCACAGCCGAGTTCTATCGCAGCAAGGGCCACGCGCATCCGCCGGAGTTCGGGCCTCTGGCGGCCATCACGCCGGGCACGCCCGGTGGACTCATGGTGATGCTGGCCGAGTACGGCACACTGTCGCTGGCCGATGTGCTGGGGCCGGCCATTCGGCTTGCCGACGGCTTCCCCATCGAGGCCCAGCTCGCCAACAACATCGAGCGGCAGAAAGCCGAGATCAAGAAGTGGAAGGTGTCACCGTCCATCATGCTGCCACATCTGGGCAGCGGCGGGCGTGAAGCCCCCGAGCCCGGCGAAGTGTTTGTGCAGAAGGATCTCGCGGCCACGTTTCGCAAGCTCGTGGCCACTGAAGCGGCAGCACGCAAGGCGGGCAAGTCACGCAAGGCCGCCATCATGGCCGCATACGACCGCTTCTACAAGGGCGATATCGCGCAGGAACTCGTGCGCGGCATGCGCGACGAAGGTGGACTCTTCACCATGGCCGATCTGGCCAACTGGCGCGTGAAAATCGAAGAGCCCATGTGCAGCGACTACAAGGGCATCGCGGTGTGCAAGCTGCAGCAATGGCAGCAGGGGCCCGTCATGCTGCAGGCGCTCAACATGCTCGAGCCGATGGACCTCAAGAGCATGGGGTACAATTCGCCGCGCTATGTGCACACGCTCTACCAGACCATGAGCATGGCGTTTGCCGATCGCGACTTTTACTACGGCGACCCGGCGTTCGCTCCCGAAGAGCCCATGCGCGGTCTGCTGTCCAAGGAATACGCCAAGGCTCGCGCGGCACTCATCAACGCCGAGCGCAACGATCCCGACATCAAGCCCGGCGACCCCTATCCGTATCAGGGCGGCAGCAATCCCTTTGCGCAGTATCTCGCGCAGTGGTCGCCGCGCAACTTCCTGCCGCGCGACAGCGCGCGGCAGAGCGGACAGCAGGATCGTGTGGTGCGCACCGACACGGCGACCACGTGGGACCTGGCCAGTGCCACCGACAGCGCACGCTACGAGGCGTTCCATGGCGGCACCACCAGCATCGTGTCCGCCGACTCGGCCGGTTGGGTCGTGTCCATCACGCCGAGCGGCGGCTGGGTGCCGGCGGTGATTGCGGGCCGCACGGGACTTGGCCTCTCGCAGCGCGGACAGAGCTTCGTCACGCGTCCCGAAGACGGACCGTACAACGTCATTGAGCCCGGCAAGCGCCCGCGTGTGACGCTCACGCCCACGCTGGCGCTCCAGGACGGCGCACCCTTCCTGGCGTTTGCCGTGCAGGGCGGCGACACGCAGGACCAGAACCTGCTCCAGTTCTTCCTCAACATGGTGGAGTTCGGCATGACGGTGCAGCAGGCCGTGGAAGCGCCGAACATCAACTCGTACCAGATGCGCAACTCCTTCGGCGCACACGAGACGCAGCCTGGCCTCATGGAAATCGCGACGTCGATGCCGGAGAGCACGCGGGCCGCACTTCGGGCCATGGGGTACCGGCTCCGTCCTCTCGAGCGCACCTCCGGTCCCATCAATGCCATCTGGTTTGATCGCAAACATGGCACGATGTGGGGGGGCAGCAGCAACCACGGCGAGGATTATGGCATCGCGTGGTAAGTGATACCCGGAACTCATGACTTGGACTCAAAGCCCAGAGCTCCCCGACAGTCCGGTCAG
This window contains:
- a CDS encoding serine/threonine-protein kinase, translated to MTAPFPTAESDLRSRLERELGESYAIQRELGGGGSAKVFLAIERALDRPVVLKVLAPEATVGVDGERFRREILIAARLQHPHLVPLLQAGTVNAEAGDRAMRWFSMPYVEGQTLREQLHRRERFGLADGMRLLRELASALMYAHARGIVHRDIKPENILFSGDAAMIADFGVAKALDDASDGALKSGKRVTTVSMTLGTPAYMSPEQINRAPMVDHKADLYAFGCLAYELFAGAPPLERETLRATMAAQVQDPPPPLRDVRPDLPEALTSVIMRCLHKDPLQRPHSASVIVKVIDELQTGTANDGTANSGTAHSETANRESLGAGSLHNRSPEAGSQSGDGVAAREPITTYLVPLLVVVAVVAAAVWWVFLR
- a CDS encoding PQQ-dependent sugar dehydrogenase codes for the protein MSPLLLACAGGNGSTTPVDSTSPADPPPVDSTVGGQTPAARSPTPGNTRGVVQAETVVGGLVNPWAIEFLPDGRALVTERPGRLRVLSPNGTLSAPLSGVPAVHAVGQGGLLDVAIDPAFAQNQRIYLSYAEAGAGGSGTTVARARLTEAGLSELQVIYRQEPKLNGGGHYGSRLVFARNGQLFITQGDRMNWRDYAQDLARGQGKIMRVATDGSVPADNPFRARTDARPEIWSYGHRNVQAAALDPATGLLWTVEHGARGGDELNQPQAGRNYGWPVITYGVDYSGARIGEGSSKPGMEQPVYYWDPVIAPSGMTFYTADAIPGWKGSVLIGSLSPGALVRLELSNGRVTREVRYLGELGERIRDVTVGPDGFVYVVTDSGNGRVLRIKPVVG
- a CDS encoding gamma-glutamyltransferase family protein, giving the protein MSFPRLVRRATVLVAPLLTGASALLLSPSSALAQADNPRPVLAADPRRSPTQKPPLHGRHWMAITGKPLGATAGAMMFQKGGNAVDAAAAMLAATCTMWDTLHCGGETQALIYHPKLKKVIGINALGVAPTGATAEFYRSKGHAHPPEFGPLAAITPGTPGGLMVMLAEYGTLSLADVLGPAIRLADGFPIEAQLANNIERQKAEIKKWKVSPSIMLPHLGSGGREAPEPGEVFVQKDLAATFRKLVATEAAARKAGKSRKAAIMAAYDRFYKGDIAQELVRGMRDEGGLFTMADLANWRVKIEEPMCSDYKGIAVCKLQQWQQGPVMLQALNMLEPMDLKSMGYNSPRYVHTLYQTMSMAFADRDFYYGDPAFAPEEPMRGLLSKEYAKARAALINAERNDPDIKPGDPYPYQGGSNPFAQYLAQWSPRNFLPRDSARQSGQQDRVVRTDTATTWDLASATDSARYEAFHGGTTSIVSADSAGWVVSITPSGGWVPAVIAGRTGLGLSQRGQSFVTRPEDGPYNVIEPGKRPRVTLTPTLALQDGAPFLAFAVQGGDTQDQNLLQFFLNMVEFGMTVQQAVEAPNINSYQMRNSFGAHETQPGLMEIATSMPESTRAALRAMGYRLRPLERTSGPINAIWFDRKHGTMWGGSSNHGEDYGIAW